One stretch of Miscanthus floridulus cultivar M001 chromosome 18, ASM1932011v1, whole genome shotgun sequence DNA includes these proteins:
- the LOC136523243 gene encoding uncharacterized protein, whose product MPPAPRAPAPASRPRAPPPRPPRGLGPASPDPPPPPHPPLPERRRPARRGLRVSPRLPSSAAVPPLLRGHASPQAARRRDEPRPRAVQPRSVAASHVPEPSAPTPTPASPDAVRPPVRLQQPRGLGVWSGGEARGALNGRRRAESSAGGAKKREEKRKKLEEERRLKEEEKKNKEDMEVSRTKRLRAFSPYSVRPAHVHYFEYCCQPPRPDRFYVQGNYYWLLLYVMNVGGSGDIGDLAVKRAGEPDCSYVPASRNWGITYQVFAALGNAKGLVVRMTCYISPRKTIVVDDAIPAWWSTGLSYQGSNNFY is encoded by the exons ATGCCCCCGGCCCCGCGCGCCCCCGCCCCTGcctcccgcccccgcgcgccgccgccccgGCCCCCGCGCGGCCTCGGCCCTGCATCCCccgacccgccgccgccgccgcatcccCCCCTGCCGGAGCGCCGCCGGCCCGCACGCCGCGGCCTCCGCGTCTCCCCGCGCCTCCCCTCCTCTGCGGCTGTGCCTCCCCTCCTCCGCGGCCACGCCTCCCCGCAAGCAGCACGACGACGCGACGAGCCACGTCCCCGAGCCGTCCAGCCCCGATCTGTCGCGGCGAGCCACGTCCCCGAGCCGTCCGCCCCGACTCCGACTCCGGCGAGCCCCGACGCCGTCCGCCCCCCAGTTCGCCTCCAGCAGCCCCGCGGGCTCGGCGTCTGGTCTGGAGGAGAAGCTCGCGGGGCTCTCAACGGGCGGCGACGGGCAGAATCCTCCGCCGGCGG CGCGAAGAAGAgagaggagaagaggaagaagctggAAGAGGAGCGGAGGCtcaaggaggaagagaagaagaacaag GAAGACATGGAAGTGAGCCGAACTAAACGCTTACGTGCATTCAGCCCATACTCAGTCCGGCCGGCCCATGTTCACTATTTCGAATACTGTTGTCAGCCCCCTAGGCCTGACAGGTTCTACGTGCAGGGCAACTACTACTGGCTCCTGCTGTACGTCATGAACGTCGGCGGCAGCGGCGACATCGGCGACCTGGCCGTCAAGAGGGCCGGCGAGCCGGACTGCAGCTACGTGCCCGCGTCGCGCAACTGGGGCATCACGTACCAGGTGTTCGCCGCGCTCGGCAACGCGAAGGGCCTCGTCGTCAGGATGACCTGCTACATCTCGCCGCGGAAGACCATCGTCGTCGACGACGCCATCCCCGCCTGGTGGTCCACTGGACTCTCCTACCAGGGATCCAACAACTTCTATTGA